The sequence below is a genomic window from Colletotrichum destructivum chromosome 4, complete sequence.
TGGTGAACTGGTCGGAAACGGCCTTGCCTGCGACACTGGCAATGGTGGGAATAACGGCGTTGCTGAACTGCTCCTGGATGAGGGCTTCGAGCACCTTTTGGGTATTCTCGTTGAGGActtccgacaccatgttcAGGAGCTTGAGTTGGCGCTCATCAAAGTCGGCCTCGCGAGCTCGCAGACCATCGTCGATGCGGCTGTGAAGCGTCTTAAAGGACGTGTTAAGCAAGTTGTTGAACCCGTTCTGCAGGCGAGTCTCCATGCTGCTGATTGCCGTCTCGACCGATTCCTGGGTGATGGAGTTGGCGTGCGAGTTGGAGTTGTTGGCGGAAGACTTGCCCGAATCTCTGGTATTGTTGTTGGAGCCACCCACGCGAGGGGAGCCGTTGGTCTGTGCATCGtttccagcagcagcagcggcggcggcggcagcggcggcggcagctgccttcttcttgcggctCTTACgctcctgcttctcctccttggcaggggcaggagcagcaacgggcgtctcctcctccttcggcTCAGCCTTGACGATCTTGACCGGCGTAACGGACTCGGGGCCGCGGCGAGGCGTGTTTTCGTCTTGCGAAGGAGTGGTCTGGAGCAGAGAGTCCTTGGCAATGTTGCGGGTTGAAGGGTGAGACGTGTCTGTGTTCTGGTGGTTGGCCTCAACAGGCTGGCTCGCAGGAGGCTTCAGCTTGGAGATGGTGACAACACcggcgtcaacggcatcgACTGGCGACAGTACCTTATTGTCCTTGGTCCAGCCAAGCTCCGCCTGCTTGATTAGCAGGCAAGCCACACCCTTGGAGTGCATGGCGTACAGCTCGAAGAGGGTGGGCTCGTCGGTCTCCTGTGCCATGGCCGGATTGCAGAGAATGTCGAGACTGCGCAAGATCCCCCGGTTCGCGAAAGAGTACTCGCGGACGCCGCTGATAACGGCCGTCGAATCGGGCTGGGGAATGGTGGTATCCTGGGCGACCAGACGCTGGATGTACTCGACCTGCGACACGCTCTTCAGGTTGTACTTAGGAGCCGAAAGATGCGCGAAGTAGATCGAGTTGCGGGTCGGGTGGCCGATGACCAGCATACCGGTGGGAGGATGGTACATAACGCTACAGACGGCGTCCGACTCCTTGCTGTGGGGGAGGTTGAACTCTTGAACAGGCTTGCCAAGGGCGAGATCCCAGAGCTGGAGAGTGTGGTTTTGCTTCATGCCGATGATCATGTAACGCAGAGCACAGCGCTTCTGGTACGGGCGAAGCTTGTCGACAAGGAGGACCGACGTGGGCCAGGCCTTCTCACCCTCCGGAGTGCTAGTCAGGGTCATGAGAGGCTCCTTGACCTCTAGCGAGGTGTGGGCGGGCGTAGGCGCACGCGGGTCGctgccctccttggcggcaGTGAGGTCGCGGACGTCCCAAAACTTGACGCGTCCGGACTTGTCAAGAGACACTATCACGCTATCGTCCTGACTGAAGGTGAAGTCTTTCCCGGCCTTACCGGTGTTGATCTTCAAAGAGCACTGCTTGGCCAGCCTCTCCGTGTCAACAACGCGATCGTGGCCAGGCTTGAACAAGTTGTTTTGCATGATGAAGGTCGGCCAGACGATGTTGATGGACTTGCCACGGCCAACGGCGAAGAACTCTGGGTGGATCGTCGAGGTGCGAGCGCGCGTCTtgaggacgccgccgggggCATCGCCACCTTCGTGGGAAGCCATGGGAGGCAGGGCAAAGCCGTACTGCTCGGGGTGGGCATCCTCAATGTGGTCTTTCTCGCCACTCTTGATCTGGACCCAGTAGACGGTGCCACTGATGCCGGTGCCGATAATGGCCTCACGGTGGATGTTGGTGTGATCCGGGGGGGTGACGGACATGGCAACGTTGAAGATGCGGTCCTTGGTGTCGGTGAAGATCTTGGCATCCTTGCCGTCATCCTGTCGAATGACGCGGAGACCACCAGCCTTGGACATACCGTAGGCCATGTAGTTTTCGGTGGCGGTGTACAGGTTGCGGTCGATCTGGTCGAATTCCTTCTTGAGGCGAGCAATGTCCATGATGGCCTCGTCACGGAACTGGGGGCGGGGCTCGGTAGCACCGTCCTGCAGAGCAATGGAGATCCAGGGCTTCATGGGGAAGTTGAAGACCTTGACGGGCGAGGGAGTTTCCTCCTCAATCACCACGATCTCGTCCTGGTCGGCGCTTTCCCAgctgtcggcgacggcgtggccgGCAGCCTCCTCGATGATCTCGCggacctcctcggccacctcaGCGGAGACGACCCTTTCGAGGAGGTCTCTATTCTCCTCGCGGTCaagctccttcttgatggcctggGCGGCATGGTGGGCGCTCTGCTCGAACTCCCTCTCGGTGCGTGCCGAATCCATGTCCTCGAGGTCCTGCATGTACTCGGGCCGCGACTGCTCTTCCTCAGCGCGGGCGAGGGCTTGCTGGGCCTCGTAGTCAGCTTGGTGGGCA
It includes:
- a CDS encoding Putative enhancer of mRNA-decapping protein; this encodes MVSPMPPAPTPPGGSMPSNGDRSNNLLNLLKFSGVGGQASQAALARQEGYQQPQSQQQSPQQQSQQHYQQSPHHQHQQLHHQSQQSQPQAQQPQQQHHHHHNQGRDSSSAMPSSILTQIVAPARAPADPTGLLAALMKGAHDGEESRQEPPQNGSFSTFGASSPPDDTRAYLLNLLNRPKPSQNDLLLSESARSNAPQPGENILQRVLAEAGQGPNLQMPSNSFDYDPSAYAQSSGNYDTYSFPSTQESNPQVAQHQQHQQQQYGYNAAAAANSNNNFDESQITSPHNRTPKSGSISGIAPPQSAGQSPAGPAFQILKKTHDSPSSHHSRHASETKRISNGRSPLASPERARHTIGPGSSPADKLANPTPGSTASYASAHSAADKDKETVSEAIHDIAHQADYEAQQALARAEEEQSRPEYMQDLEDMDSARTEREFEQSAHHAAQAIKKELDREENRDLLERVVSAEVAEEVREIIEEAAGHAVADSWESADQDEIVVIEEETPSPVKVFNFPMKPWISIALQDGATEPRPQFRDEAIMDIARLKKEFDQIDRNLYTATENYMAYGMSKAGGLRVIRQDDGKDAKIFTDTKDRIFNVAMSVTPPDHTNIHREAIIGTGISGTVYWVQIKSGEKDHIEDAHPEQYGFALPPMASHEGGDAPGGVLKTRARTSTIHPEFFAVGRGKSINIVWPTFIMQNNLFKPGHDRVVDTERLAKQCSLKINTGKAGKDFTFSQDDSVIVSLDKSGRVKFWDVRDLTAAKEGSDPRAPTPAHTSLEVKEPLMTLTSTPEGEKAWPTSVLLVDKLRPYQKRCALRYMIIGMKQNHTLQLWDLALGKPVQEFNLPHSKESDAVCSVMYHPPTGMLVIGHPTRNSIYFAHLSAPKYNLKSVSQVEYIQRLVAQDTTIPQPDSTAVISGVREYSFANRGILRSLDILCNPAMAQETDEPTLFELYAMHSKGVACLLIKQAELGWTKDNKVLSPVDAVDAGVVTISKLKPPASQPVEANHQNTDTSHPSTRNIAKDSLLQTTPSQDENTPRRGPESVTPVKIVKAEPKEEETPVAAPAPAKEEKQERKSRKKKAAAAAAAAAAAAAAGNDAQTNGSPRVGGSNNNTRDSGKSSANNSNSHANSITQESVETAISSMETRLQNGFNNLLNTSFKTLHSRIDDGLRAREADFDERQLKLLNMVSEVLNENTQKVLEALIQEQFSNAVIPTIASVAGKAVSDQFTKSMNNQVSQSVQKEIHKALPSATQHALQNGDFVKAISDRVGATVAANVQQEVVNTLTSRLGPSFTNMAVQACQRVAGELQKQHRTEMESLNAQRLAESNKVDQLSAIVTRLTGTISSMAASQEQFQNEFLKFQQQMIRVQAQAQQQQQQQQPPQPQQLSHHHAAPSYNAPSVASQAPSQVPSQIHSQAYSNVQSPDRASQHSMSYGHSQALTVAKANNNEHDADLQARIAVINQSMREGRAEEAVVRWMQSGREQEVFEKYMSKYSPEFVRNLPHLVLLTVTATVSLNLESYTRERIAWLEMVVHSLQVSLGNMDEDARAVTPKIMGMLVARVEGLFVRISSTSGNDPVLKNLSQIIVNAKRVIDACQDEAQYA